AGGAAGTCGGAGGCCTCCATAGAGAGGGGTGCTTGTGTgagcgtgcgtgtgtgtgtgtgtgtgtgtgtgtgtgtgtgatctaaAAAGGTTAGGAATGAAACGGGGAGGTCTGAGTGCCTTGAAAGCCAAGGAAATTAGGACGTGTGGAAAACAATGCTTCATTCGTGGATGGTGTTTGGTTTCAATTCATTCATAGAATCAGTGAGtattggctgagtgcagtggctctggcctgtaataccagcaacttgggaggccgaggtgggaggatcatttgaggcaggagttggagactagcctggccaacatagtgagaccccatgtctactttattaaaagaaaaaaacaggccaggcgcagtggctcacacctgtaatcccagcactttgggaggccaaggcgggtggaacacctaaggtcgggagttcgagaccagcctgaccaacaaggagaaaccccgtctctactaaaaatacaaaattagctgggcatggtggcacttccagctactctggaagctgaggcaggagaattgcttgaatccagggcggaggttgcagtgagctgagatcacaccattgcactccagcctgggcgacaagagcaaaactccgtttcaaaaaaaaaagaaagaaaagaaaaaagaaagaaagaaaaagaatcagtgaGTATTCACCAAGGCTCCCAGGGCTAGGCCAAGTACTAGAGCTCAGGATACGGAGATGACTCAGACCAGGCCCCAGACACTTGCAGTCTAATTGTGGAGCCAGACATGGAAGTGAGGAATTCAAGTATCTTGTGAGAAGTGCGAGAACAACAGTATCTGTAGGATGCTGTGGGAATTCACAGTCCAAAGCAGCCACCTCTGCCTGAGGTTGGCAGGGAGACCTCACAGAGGCAAAACTGAGGACGTGCTTGAGGGATGAGGAAGAGGTTTGAGGGGAAGACAgagggtgttccaggcagagggatcaGCAACTGCAAAGCTGTGGAAATGTGAGACCCTACACACTGGTTCAGGAAGCTTCAGCAGATCCTACtgaaggtggcttatgcctgtaatcccagctacctgggaggctgaggctggaggactgtttgagcccaggagttcaagaccagccttaacaacatagcaagaccacatctctaaaaattcagaaaaaaaggctgggcacagtggctcatgccagtaatcctagcactttgggaggccaaggcgggcgggattgcctgaggttaggagttcgagaccagcctggccaacatggtgaaaccccgtctctactaaaaatacaaaaattaggtgtgcctggtggcagtcgcctgtaatctcagctactcgggaggctgaggcaggagaatcgcttgaacccaggagacataggttgtagtgagccaagatcacgccattgcactccagcctgggagacaagagcgaaaatccgtctccaaaaaataaataaatcaattaataaataaatcagtaaaaaggaaccgggcccggcgcggtggctcacgcctataatcccagcactttgggaggctgaggcgggcgcatcacttgaggtcaggagtccgagagcagcctggtcaacattgcgaaaccctgtctctactaaaaatacaaaaattagccgggtgtggtagtgcgcgcctgtaatcccagctactcgggaggctgtggcaggtgaatcgcttgaacacgggaggcggaggttgcagtgagccgagatcgcgccactgcactgcagcctgggcgacagagcgagactccgtctcaaaaataaataaataaataaataaatataaataaaatataaaaagtagcattGATGTTTACAATATCCCTGAGCGGCAGGCGTTTCTCCCTTTTGCAGATGCTCAGTGGCTTGGCTGGAGATACATCCAAGTGGTGGGTGTAGCCTGGGGGTTCAATCCTCCTGTGGCGCCCCAGAACCCGGTGCCTCTTCCAACGTCCGGCATCTGATGAGGATCCGACCCAGGCGGGCGGCGGCGGGATTCGCTCTTCCCTTTCGCTCCCCGCGAGAAAGCCCCGAGGGCCGCGGCGGCGCAGGGCCGGTAACAGCTGAAGCTTAGGCGGGAAGCGGGAGGCGCGAGGCGGGAAGAGGGAGTTTGGGCCTCGGCAGCCGCCGTACAAACACCGCTCTGGTCACCATGGCAACAGCGGGATGCCGCGAACGGCTTCTGGGCGGGGCCGGTCCCTCGGCCGATTGGACCTAGCTTGGCGCGGAATCCGTGAATTGCCCGCGGCCCGAGGGTGCAGGTGATGGGTGCTGACCGACTGGGGAAGCCCGGCGTGTGGGGACTGAGGAGGGGAGTGGCCTGGGGCGCGCTGGAGCCTGCGAGGAAGGCGCCGCCTCGGATCCCCCGCCCCCAATTACCCTTCCCGAATTCCACCCTCCGGCCCAGccatggcctcagtttccccaaacaGGAAAGGGAAGGACGGTGGGCACCCCGGTCTAACGGTGCCTCTCAGCCTCTGAAACCCAGAACCTTCCTTCTGCAGCTCCCGGACTGACTGGCTCTGCCCTTCCCCATGGACGTAAGTccgggccccttcccctctctgggcccccTCAGCGCCCTCTCCTAACCCCGAATGGGCCTGTCTTCCAGCACGGACTGGGGAGGGGGCTTCTACCCAACAGAGACTACAACCTGCCAGCTCAGGACGAGAGCTGTCAGGAAGAGTCCAGGAATGGACTTCCCACGGGAGGGCACATTTCTGGTATTCCTGGCAAGATAAGGAGTTGACCAAGTAATCCACGTGAAAAGGCATTTCCGGCAGAGGAAACAGCCTGGGGGTGAGAGGGAGGCTACAGCATTTGGGGAACTGCTAGGGCTGTCGTGTGTttggaagagggggagggagagaggtagGCAGGGCTAAATTGGGAATTTTGTCACTGACATAAGTTTTaagtgccaggcgtggtggctgtcgcctgtaattccagctactgaggaggctgaggtgggaggatcgtttaagcccaggagctcgaggctgcagcgagccatgatcatgccgctgcactccagcctgggtgacagagtgagacactgtctctaaaaaaattggccaggtgcggtggctcatgcctggaatcccagcactttgggaggccgaggcgggcggatcacctgagatcaggagttcaagaccagcctggccaacatggcaaaaccccgtctgtactaaaaatacaaacattagctgggcatggtggcgcgcacctgtaatcccagctactagggaggctgaagtaggagaatcgcttgaacccgggtggcagaggttgcatgaaCCAAGCTTGCcccactgctccagcctgggtgacagtgatactccgtctcaataagaataataataataaaataaataatagaaaaagtttTAAGTGAGTTACTGGGAGCCATTGATGGATtgtaagggagggagggatacACAAGGACATCTGGTGTGGAAAGGGGCAAAATTGTAGGTTGGATGTCAGGAGCCGGTAATGTGGGCTGAGGGATGGTAAAGGAGTGGCAAGGGAGTCAGAGACAAGAGATCTCTTTGGAGAGGCATTCCAGAAGGAAAATCAGTAAGCCCTAGAAGACTCTAGAATGCTGAAGTGCTTGATGTTGCTGAACTGGGAATGATAGGGAAAAAGGCAGGCTCGGGGCACAAGATAATGAGTCAGGGTGTAGCCCTGTTGACGCTCTCCCCACCATCTGGTGGCCATTCCTCTCCCAGCCACCTCCTCGTCCCTCATGGCATTCCCGTGTTCCTGCAGCCCCTCTCCACCTCCCTGTCACCCCTTCCTCCTGTACTCGTCCAGGCCTCCTCTAGCCCGTGGAATCCAACCCCAGCTCCTGTCAGCAGCCCTCCCCTGCTGCTCCCCATCCCTGCCATCGTCTTCATCGCTGTGGGCATCTATTTGTTGCTGCTGGGTCTAGTCCTGCTGACTAGGCACTGCCTGCTGGTGAGGGGTCTGGTTGGGGATAAAGGGTGGGCTCTGGGGAAGAGGAATCCCGGTAACCTGTCCCTTCATCTGCAGGCTCTTACCCTGAGACACTTGACATTTAGCCCTTGCATCTATCCGTTTTGTGGTACCAGGGGGTCCCTCCTCTCCTGTCCCCAGCCAAACCTTTTCCTTCCCCCTCGGGAAAGCTGCCTTGGCTGTCACTACCTGCTGCCTATTCCACATCCTGAACCCTGTGACCTAGGCCCAGGGCTGCTGCGCGGACGGTAGCTCCCCCTGCAGGAAGCAAGTTTCCTCCGGGCCCCCAGACTGCTGCTGGACCTGTGCAGAAGCCTGCAACTTTCCTCTGCCTAGCCCGGCCCACTTCCTGGATGCCTGCTGCCCCCAGCCCACCAGAGCTGTGAGTTCCATTCCTACCCCCTGCCCCACTGAGCCCTGATCTAGGTATGATCGGTGCATTCATTTTTTTGCTCAACAACATTTATTACTGAGCACCTTCTCAATGCCAGGCACGGTTCCAGGGCGTGAATCATGTGCAGCCAGGTAAAAACAACCTATCAGATAATGTCTGGTGATGAAAGCtacttgaagaaaataaaatagggtgCCAGCTGGAGAAAGGTGATGTGGGTAACATGTAGAGCACATAGCCAGCACTTCTAAATGAAAGTGAGCTAAATGAAAGTGAGCTAAATGAAAGTGAGCTAAATGAAAGTGAGCTAAATGAAAAAACAGCTCACACAGCTCCTTTCCGTTCACCGAATGAACTGTGTTCTAGGTATAGGGCCTCTTTACGGACCTTTGTTTTTCCCAACAACCCTGAGAACTGAGaactaagttgtttttttttttttctttcctccctccagaGCTGGGTCCTCccgtctcctcccctcccctcttctttgctttttgttgttgtttgagacagggtttcactctctcgcccaggctggagtgcagtggtgcgatctaggctcactgcaacctccacctcccaggctcaggtgattctcctgcctcagcctcctgaatagctgggattataggctcacaCAACTACCAtacggctaatttttatatttttagtaaagacggggtttcatcatgttggccaggctggtctcgaactcctgacctcaaatgatccacccgccttggctgcccaaagtgctgggattacaggcgtgagccaccatggcctagccatggtttttttttttgagatggagtctcgctctgtcgcctaggctagagtacagtggtgtaatctcagctcactgcaatgtccacctcctgggttcaagcaattctcctgcctcagcctcctgagtagtaggaatacaggcgtgtgccacctagtagagacggggtttcaccatgttggccaggctggtctcgaactcctgacctcaggtgatccagagctgggtattttttaaaacctatatgttttttctgattacaaaaagTATTATTTACAAAGTATACATATAGAAATACATGGAAAGTACCAATCACTTTACAAACCCGCTCTCTATCCCAAAGTTGCTGTGTTTTACATGTATCTGTCATATACTAATACAGTACTATCACTGCTGTATTTTACCATTATTTGGCAAAAATGGGGTGGTATCATGTAGGTTATTTCATCATACCTGCTACTGTCCCCCTATCCCCCGCCTTTTTTGAGACacgatcttgctctgttacccaggctggagtctggcagtgcaatcatagctcactgcagcctctacctcctggactgaagcaatcctcccacctcagcctcctgagtagctgagactataggtgcatgccaccacacccagctaatgtttatatCTTTcgcacagatggggtttcatgttgttgcccaggctggtgttgaactcctgggctcaagcgatctgccatcctcagcctcccaaagtgctgggattacaggcgtgagccaccatgcccagcctctacttgccccctttttttttttttttttgagacgagtcttgctcttgtcacccaggctggagtgcaatggtgcaatctcggctcaccgcaatctctgcctactgggttcaagctattctgctgcctcagcctcccaagtagctgggattacagggatgcgccaccacactgggctaattttgtatttttagtagagacagggtttctccatgttggtcagggtggtctcgaactcccgacctcaggtg
This sequence is a window from Gorilla gorilla gorilla isolate KB3781 chromosome 18, NHGRI_mGorGor1-v2.1_pri, whole genome shotgun sequence. Protein-coding genes within it:
- the LOC115933356 gene encoding keratin-associated protein 10-2 isoform X2, with the translated sequence MDASSSPWNPTPAPVSSPPLLLPIPAIVFIAVGIYLLLLGLVLLTRHCLLAQGCCADGSSPCRKQVSSGPPDCCWTCAEACNFPLPSPAHFLDACCPQPTRADWAPRCPRCCPLCDCACTCQLPDCQSLNCLCFEIKLR
- the LOC115933356 gene encoding uncharacterized protein isoform X3 — protein: MDAQGCCADGSSPCRKQVSSGPPDCCWTCAEACNFPLPSPAHFLDACCPQPTRADWAPRCPRCCPLCDCACTCQLPDCQSLNCLCFEIKLR
- the LOC115933356 gene encoding keratin-associated protein 10-2 isoform X1 — translated: MIGKKAGSGHKIMSQGVALLTLSPPSGGHSSPSHLLVPHGIPVFLQPLSTSLSPLPPVLVQASSSPWNPTPAPVSSPPLLLPIPAIVFIAVGIYLLLLGLVLLTRHCLLAQGCCADGSSPCRKQVSSGPPDCCWTCAEACNFPLPSPAHFLDACCPQPTRADWAPRCPRCCPLCDCACTCQLPDCQSLNCLCFEIKLR